In the genome of Luteitalea pratensis, the window TCCTGAACGACCCGCCGTGGGAGGAATTCAAGGCGCGCTCGGCCGAGCTGCTCAAATCGGACCTCGCGGCCCTGCGCGCGCTGTACGGTTCGACGACCCTCGACTCGCCCGAGGCACGCAAGACCTTCGTGCCACCCCCGGCCTGGAACATCGAGCCGGTCGAACGGTTCCTGCGTGAGTTCACTGCCTGGCAGGAAGACATCGACGCGCGTCAACCGGACGAGGTACCGGAGAACCCACCCGCCGGCGGCTGGACCGGGGCCGAGCGACGAGCCGCCGAGCCGGTGTGCGTGACCGCGGTGCTCGCGGTCGCCGACGTCGAGCGCGCGGCGCACTGGTACGGCCATGCTTTCGGTTTCGACGCCGCGCCATTTCCGCAACGGCCGCCTTACCAGTTCGCGCTGCTGTCGCGTGGCGGTGCCGAGTTGATGCTGCGCGCGGCATCGAGCCCGGACGCGGTGCGACCCACGCCGGGCTGGGCGCTGTACGTGCGCCTGTCAGGCGGACGCATTCGCGAGCTCTACGCCAACCTGTCGGAGAGTTGCGAGATCGTCCGGCCGCTGCAACGCATGCCGTATCACGACGTGGAGTTCGAGGTCCGCGACCCCGACGGCTACATCGTCGTCGTCAGCGAGTGGATCGAGCGCGCCAGCGACATCCCGGACGCGCTCGGCGAAGACATCGGGGACTTTACTGCCTGACGAACGCCGAACGCCGAGCGCCGAACGCTGAACGCTGAACGCTGAGTCGCCGGTCGACCAAGGTCGACCGCTACACCACAGAGAGGCAGAGAGAAGTGTAGGCGTCGAGCTTGCTCGACGCGCAAGTCGACGCTTGAGCCCTGAGCCCTGAGCCCTGAGCCCTGAGCCCTGAGCCCTGAGACCTGAGACCTGAGCCCTGAGACCTGAGACCTTATGACCTGAGCCGTAAGCCGTACGACGTGAAGCGTTCCGCGGCCTCGTCCCAGGGCTGGCGGCGGCGCGGTGTGAACTCCTCGGGCGGGAAGGCGGCGGCCACCAGCGCGCGGGCGTCAGCCAGCGTCCGCACCGCGCCGAGCACCACCAACTGCATGACGACATTGCCGAGCGCGGTGGCCTCGACCGGGCCGGCGAGTACCCGGCACTGTGTCGCGTCGGCAGTCGCCTGGTTCAGGATCCGGTTGCGGGCGCCGCCGCCGATGACGCGGATCGTGTGGACCTCGCTGCCGGTGACCTCCGCCAGCGCCTCCACGCCACGCCTGTACGCCAGCGCGAGGCTGTCGATGACGACACGGGCGACGTCGGTGGCCGTTGCCGGTACCGGCTGATCGGTGCGTGCGCACCAGGCCTGGACGGCAGCGGCGTCAGGTGCCCGATGGAAGGCGATGTCGTCGGGGTCGATCACGGACTGGCAGACCGGCCGCTGCGCTGCGCCTTCGAGGACGTCCTCCACCGTGAACGTCTGCCCCTCGGCCCGCCATCCGCGAAGGCAACCCTCCAGCACCCACAGGCCGGTGATGTTGCGCAGCAGCCGCGTGGTGCCGGCCACGCCGCCTTCGTTGGTGAAGTTGTGCGCCAGTGCCGCCGGCGTCACGATGGGCGCATTTGTCTCCGTGCCGAGCAGCGACCATGTGCCCGAACTGAGGAACGCGACGCCACCGCCTGACGGGACCGACGCGACGGCCGATCCGGTGTCGTGACAGGCGGGGGCAATCACCGGCACGCCGTCGAGCCGCGGCATCCGGGCGACGCACGCCGGCAGGGGAGTCCCCAGGCGCGTGCCCGGTGCGATGATCGGCGCCAGCATCTGTGTCGGGATGTCGAGCGCCTGCAGCAGGCCCACGTCCCAGGTGCGGGTCCGCCAGTCCAGCATCTGCGTCGTTGTCGCGTTGGTGAACTCGACGCCGCGAGCGCCGGACAGCCAATGGTGCAGCAGGTCCGGCATTGTCAGCAGCGTCGCCGCGCGACGCAGGCGATCCGGCGCATCGCGCTGCTCGGCGACCAGTTGATACAGCGTGTTGAACGGCAGGAACTGGGTGCCCGTGCGCTCGTACAGCGCCGCGCGACCGACCTTCCCGACGACCGCGTCCATGACGCCGTCGGTGCGTCCGTCGCGGTAGTGGAAGGGCAGGCCCAGCAGGTCGCCCGCCCCGTCCAGCAAGGCGTAGTCGACGCCCCACGTGTCGATCCCGAGGCTGTCGAGGCGGCCTGTCGCCGCTGCCGTGCCGAAGCCCGCCAGGACCTCGTCGAACAGGCGCGGGGCATCCCAGTGCAGGCCGTCGGACTGCCTGGCCGCCGGTGTGGCGAAGCGACGGACCTCGATCAGCGCGAGCGTGCCCGCGGTGGTGTCCACCTCGGCCCGCATCACCCGTCCGCTCGTGGCGCCGAGATCACACGCGGCGATGCGCCAATGGCGGTTGCTCACGCGTAGGAGGTGACCGAGGAGAGGTTGCGGGCGCCACGCTCCCGCGTGATGGTCTCGAGGTAGCCGCTCTCGCGGAACGCCGCATACGGATCGGGAGGCAGGCCGTGCGCTTCGGCCCAGGCACGCACGAGCGGCCGGGTGTCGGTGGCGAACGCCTCGGTGAGGCAGCGCTCGGCCTGCACGAGATCACAGGCCGATTGGTGGACCGCCAGCGCGGCGCGATCGACGAGAGCAGCCTTGACCCAGAGTTCCTGGGCGGTGCGCACCGTTTGGATCATCGCCTCGATCTTGCCCTTCAGGTTGTGGCTCTGGTCGACCATGTACGCGAGGTCAGGAGGGTGTCCCTGTTCCCACGCCGCCTGCTGGATCTCGTGAAAGATGCGGAATACCTGGTACGGATCGATGGACCCGAGCGTCAGGTCGTCGTCGGCGTACTTGCGGTCGTTGAAATGGAAGCCGCCGAGCCGCTCCTCGTCGAGCAGCCACGCGACGATTTGTTCGATGTTCTGGCCCAGGTAGTGATGCCCCGTGTCGACAAGCACGAAGGCCTGCGCCCCGGCATCGCGCGCGAGCACGAGCGCCATCCCCCAGTCGGCGATGTCGGTGTGGTAAAAGGCCGGCTCGAACGGCTTGTACTCGACGAGGAGCCGCTGCGCCGGCGAGAGGCGTTCGTGCACCATGCCGAGCGCTTCGGCGAACCAGTGCTTGCGCTTGCGGATGTGCTGCGTGCCCGGGTAGTTGGACCCGTCGGCGAACCACAGCGAGACGTCGCGCACTCCCAGCTCACGGGCGATGTCCACGCTCTCGCGCAGGTGCGCGAGCGCCTCGGCGCGCACCGCCGGATCGGGGTTGCCCACCGAGCCGTGCTTGTAGCGCTGATCCTGGAAGAGGTTCGGGTTGATGGCGCCGGCGCGCACGCCGTGCTGTCGCTCGAGGGCCTGGACACGCGCGACGTCGCCGATGCCCCCCGGCAGGTCCCACAGCACGTGCAGGGCCAGCGACGGGCAGGCCCCCGTGAGCTGGTGCACCTGGGCGGCGTCGGCGAACTTCTCCTCGAGCGTCGTGGCCGCGGCGGCCTGCAGGAACTTGCCGAATCGCGTGCCGGTGTTGGCAAAGCCCCACGACGGCAGCTCGATGGCGAGCTGGTCGAGGGCGGCCGCGGCAATCTCCTCGTGCGACATGGTTTCTCTCCGGGGGGAAAGACTGTATCCCAGAAACGACTAACGCTTAACGCCTAACGCTTCATGCCTGATGCCTGGTGCCTCATGCCTCATGCCTGTCCGAAGGCCGATGGCCCGCGCAGGGAGCGCCGATAGACGAAGGCCGACCATGCGAGGGAATGCCGGTACCCGGTACCCGGTACCCGTTGCCCGGTGCCCGGTGCAATCGGCGAATTCCGACTCCCGACTCCCGACTCCCGAGGCCCAGACCCGAGGCCGACTCGCTTCCCGAAGGCCCAAGGCCGATGGCCGATGGCCATCCGCGTATACTCCCGCCCATGTCCACACCGTCGGCCGCCGAGCACTTCGATGCGCTCTACGAGTTCGACCGCGAACCGGTCACCGACGACCGCCTGCTCGGGCCCGGCTACTTCGCGGGTTCGCTGGCCGGCGAGCACGTGGCGGCCACCGAGTTCGTCATCGGCGTGATGTTCGTGAACTGGGGCGCCAGCGTCAGGGACATGTTCCTCGGGCTGGCCATCGGCAACGCGCTGGCGGTGCTGACCTGGACGCTCCTGTGCGCGCCCATCGCGGTGCAGACGCGGCTGACCCTCTACTGGTACCTGCGCAGCATCGGCGGGCCCTGGCTCACCGTCGTCTACAACGTGCTCAACGCCGTCCTGTTCTGCATCCTCGCCGGCTGCATGATCACCGTCTCGGCCAGTGCCGTCCGCATTCCGTTCGGCATCGCCCCCCAGGTCCACTGGTACCCGGACGACTGGGGCTTCGTGCTCGTCGTCATCGTCGTGGGCACCGTGGTGGTCGGCCTGGCCATGGCCGGCTTCAAGAAACTCGCGGCGTTCTCGAGTGTGTGTTCGCCGTGGATGTTCCTGATGTTCGTTGCGGGCGCGGTCGTGGCCTTGCCGCAGCTGGCGCAGCAGGCGGGCGTCGCCGGTCCGTCGGACTTCTTCACCATCGCCGAGCGCGTCGTGTGGACGGGGCGCACGCCGGATGGCAGCGCGCCGATGGGCTTCTGGCGCATCGCGGCCTTTGCCTGGATCTGTAACCTGGCGATGCACGGCGGACTGTCGGACATGGCCCTCTTCCGCTACGCAAAGCACAGCTGGTACGGCCTCATCACCGCCGTCGGCATGTTCTTCGGGCACTACGTGGCCTGGATTTGCGCGGGCATGATGGGCGCGGGCGCGGCGCTGCTGCTGCAGCAACCACTCGCGCGCCTGGATTCCGGCGCCGTGGCCTACACCACCATCGGGTGGGCCGGCATCTTCGCGGTCGTGGCCGCCGGCTGGACGACGTCCAATCCGACTCTCTACAGGGCGGGCCTCGCACTGCAGGCGATCACGCCGAACTGGTCACGCGCGCGCGTCACGCTGGTCGCCGGGGCGGCGACGACGGTGATTGCCTGCTTCCCGTTCGTCTTCACGCGCCTGCTCGATTTCGTCGGCCTCTATGGGTTGTTGCTCGCGCCAGCGGGTGCGGTCGTGCTCACCGAGCACTGGATCTTCCCGCGCATCGGGTTGACGCAGTACTGGGCCTACCACCAGGGCAAGGTCCTGAACTGGCCTGCGCTGGTCGCGTGGCTCGGCTCGATCGCCATCGGGTTGCTGCTCGAGCGTGCCGGTGTGCTGCACCTGTTCTACCTGTTCGTGCCCGTCTACCTGCTGACGATCGGGTCCTACATCGCACTCGCCTCGATTGCGGGGGCACGCGTCCCCGCACCACGAGGCACGTCGGGCATCCCCGGTATCGAGCGTCGCGGCATGGCGCCCGCGCCCGACTCGCCGCCGAAGAACTCGCCCGTCGGCCGGATCGCCGGCCTCGTCGCGGCGGCAGCCCTGGTGGCATGCGTGGTCCTGCCGTTCCGCATGCTCGGCCTGGACGCCGCCGCCGTCGTGGCGGCGCTGCCGTCCATGCAGTCGTGGCTGTTGGTAGCCACGCTGTCGTACCTGGTGGCTGGCACCGTATTCTATCTCTCCCGCTACGAGAGCTAGGGGCGGATGAAATCCTGAAATTGTGAAATCCTGAAATTATCATGTCACACGTCACTTACCTTTGGGATGACGCACGCGCGACGGCGCTGTCGCCGGCCGATCGGCTCGTCTACCGTTCGAACATCCTCGGCGCCGATCAGCGCATCACCAACACCGGCGGCGGCAACACTTCGGCGAAGCTGGTCGAGGTCGATCCGCTCACCGGGCGGCCGGTGCGGGTGCTGTGGGTGAAGGGATCGGGCGGCGACCTTCGGACGAGCACGCGCGCGAACTTCGCCTCGCTCTACCAGGACCGGCTGATGCAGTTGCAGGAGGTCTATGCCGGGATGAGCGCACGCGGCGTGAAGTCGCCGGCCGAGGACCAGATGGTCGGCCTCTACCCGCACTGCACGTTCAACCTCAACCCGCGGGCGACATCCATCGACACGCCACTGCACGCCTTCGTCCCGGCAGCGCACGTCGATCACATGCATCCCAACGCGGTGATCAGCGTCGCGGCGTCGCGCCACTCGGAGCGGCTGACGCGCGAGATCTATGGCGACACGGTGGTCTGGACGCCATGGCAGCGTCCCGGCTTCGAGCTCGGACTGGCACTGCTGGAGGTGGTGGCAGCGCATCCGGACGCGCACGGGGTGGTGCTCGGGCAGCACGGGCTGATCAACTGGGCCGAGGACGACAAGGCCTGCTACGAGCTGACGCTGTCGT includes:
- a CDS encoding TIM barrel protein; protein product: MSHEEIAAAALDQLAIELPSWGFANTGTRFGKFLQAAAATTLEEKFADAAQVHQLTGACPSLALHVLWDLPGGIGDVARVQALERQHGVRAGAINPNLFQDQRYKHGSVGNPDPAVRAEALAHLRESVDIARELGVRDVSLWFADGSNYPGTQHIRKRKHWFAEALGMVHERLSPAQRLLVEYKPFEPAFYHTDIADWGMALVLARDAGAQAFVLVDTGHHYLGQNIEQIVAWLLDEERLGGFHFNDRKYADDDLTLGSIDPYQVFRIFHEIQQAAWEQGHPPDLAYMVDQSHNLKGKIEAMIQTVRTAQELWVKAALVDRAALAVHQSACDLVQAERCLTEAFATDTRPLVRAWAEAHGLPPDPYAAFRESGYLETITRERGARNLSSVTSYA
- a CDS encoding VOC family protein; its protein translation is MLSDAEFLEQFDAGTLDLASFNHEAHFRAAWLCLRAAPFRDAVGRLRRGLKRLAISAGQPQRYHETITVAYTRLIHRQMRLLNDPPWEEFKARSAELLKSDLAALRALYGSTTLDSPEARKTFVPPPAWNIEPVERFLREFTAWQEDIDARQPDEVPENPPAGGWTGAERRAAEPVCVTAVLAVADVERAAHWYGHAFGFDAAPFPQRPPYQFALLSRGGAELMLRAASSPDAVRPTPGWALYVRLSGGRIRELYANLSESCEIVRPLQRMPYHDVEFEVRDPDGYIVVVSEWIERASDIPDALGEDIGDFTA
- a CDS encoding purine-cytosine permease family protein, encoding MSTPSAAEHFDALYEFDREPVTDDRLLGPGYFAGSLAGEHVAATEFVIGVMFVNWGASVRDMFLGLAIGNALAVLTWTLLCAPIAVQTRLTLYWYLRSIGGPWLTVVYNVLNAVLFCILAGCMITVSASAVRIPFGIAPQVHWYPDDWGFVLVVIVVGTVVVGLAMAGFKKLAAFSSVCSPWMFLMFVAGAVVALPQLAQQAGVAGPSDFFTIAERVVWTGRTPDGSAPMGFWRIAAFAWICNLAMHGGLSDMALFRYAKHSWYGLITAVGMFFGHYVAWICAGMMGAGAALLLQQPLARLDSGAVAYTTIGWAGIFAVVAAGWTTSNPTLYRAGLALQAITPNWSRARVTLVAGAATTVIACFPFVFTRLLDFVGLYGLLLAPAGAVVLTEHWIFPRIGLTQYWAYHQGKVLNWPALVAWLGSIAIGLLLERAGVLHLFYLFVPVYLLTIGSYIALASIAGARVPAPRGTSGIPGIERRGMAPAPDSPPKNSPVGRIAGLVAAAALVACVVLPFRMLGLDAAAVVAALPSMQSWLLVATLSYLVAGTVFYLSRYES
- a CDS encoding rhamnulokinase; translated protein: MSNRHWRIAACDLGATSGRVMRAEVDTTAGTLALIEVRRFATPAARQSDGLHWDAPRLFDEVLAGFGTAAATGRLDSLGIDTWGVDYALLDGAGDLLGLPFHYRDGRTDGVMDAVVGKVGRAALYERTGTQFLPFNTLYQLVAEQRDAPDRLRRAATLLTMPDLLHHWLSGARGVEFTNATTTQMLDWRTRTWDVGLLQALDIPTQMLAPIIAPGTRLGTPLPACVARMPRLDGVPVIAPACHDTGSAVASVPSGGGVAFLSSGTWSLLGTETNAPIVTPAALAHNFTNEGGVAGTTRLLRNITGLWVLEGCLRGWRAEGQTFTVEDVLEGAAQRPVCQSVIDPDDIAFHRAPDAAAVQAWCARTDQPVPATATDVARVVIDSLALAYRRGVEALAEVTGSEVHTIRVIGGGARNRILNQATADATQCRVLAGPVEATALGNVVMQLVVLGAVRTLADARALVAAAFPPEEFTPRRRQPWDEAAERFTSYGLRLRS